The region GAAGGCTTCTATTTCAAAGGGGCGGTTTTGTTCTTTGCTGAATCTCGTCGTTGATTCCTCAGTGATCTCACCAGACTTTATCACAACTACATAGTTGTTCTCCATGCTTTACGAGATGGGATATACAGATGTGCTCACCACATTCACGAAAGTTAAAAATTCATGTTTACCCTCTCAATGGAATGGCATGCTAACTCTTCTCATTAAGAGTTTGGCGGAAAGGAGTGGTGGATCGGATGGCACTAGCAAGGGTTTTCTAACTCTTTTATACGGTCGCTACAATGGCATCGACCTTGACTATGGGACGATTATCTGGTCTCAAGTAGTGCAGAGTCTCAATACTTCTATGAGACATTCAGAGATTTCTTCTGGACGCTTTTGGACTCTTATTACAAGAAGGGCGATTAACACTTTGGACATTCCTGTGATGAAGGATGTCCTAGTCGCGTCTATTGCTACGTTTCACACGAAGAAGATCATCATCTATGATCCGATCAAGTTCCCTCACAATGGCTCAATTCCTGAATCTATGTACCATTGTGTCTCCGCTGAAAGTCATGTTATGGCGAAATACAGAAAACTGACTCCCACGGGACCGAGAGTCCTTACTCCAGAATAGAAGGTTGCCCTAGAATCTATGGACAAGCCTGGCAACAAAGGAAAATGCACTACCACGAAGAAGGAACCCACAGAGGAGGATAAGTCTAAAGGCTCTAAGTCACACAAGCGAAATTCTAAAAAAGGAGATTCTTTCAATCCCAAGAAGCTTAAGAAAATGGCAAGAAGACCCAAGAGTCTAACTCCTCCTGGCTCAGAAATTGAGAAGTATGTTGAAGAAGAGGAGGGTAATCATGAATCACCGAGAGGTAAAACACCTCCCAGATCCCCAACTCCAATCGAACCTATTCATGACAACATTCCTACTCCACCTCCATCACCGAAACAAACTCTTCCGGTTTCGGTTCCTATTGATCCTTCATCCACTACTTCACAACCAACGACTTctttaccaccacctccaccagttACTACTATTCCAATTTCTACATCTCCATTACCACCTCCTATAATTTCACAATCAACTACCACTACTATTCCTGACCCAACAGTGggagtcaacgtatctgatacgggggcaactACTACAACTAAAACTCCAGTCCCCACTAAACCTCTTTCACCTACCAACTCAACCGATTCCAGTGCCACTCTCGGTGGAGAGAATGATGAGTATGACTCTACATACTTCAGTCCACATCGGCTTCCATCTGATGAAGACAATGATGCTCCTCTCAACAGCCAACATTTACAGAGCATTCATGAAAAGTTGGATCGTTTGCTTGAAGACATCAAGGCTTATAGTGGTGTGGTTCTTAAAGCTTTCGTGGAGACTGCCATAGAACAATACACAACGTCAATTGAGAAATCTACTAAAGCTATTGATGAGTCTACTTCTTCTTGTAAAAAGGCAACTAATGATGTTACTGagattgttcatacaactcagattTTTCTTCAATCATTGAAAAGTCATGATGATACAAGTGCAACTAAAGTACAAGCTTCTGTGGATTCATTTTCTAAGTCCCTTCAGGAAGAAAGCACCAAGTTTGAAGTTGTGCGTTCATCTATCCAAACCGAGAACACTTCCTTTTTAATTTTAGTGAATTCTTGTTTTGCCTCTCTTCACGCTGACCTGGAAACCGAAAGTGCTCTGAAGGCAGATCTTGCCAAACAAGCATCTACTATTGAAGTCCAGAAGGTGCAGCTAGCCCAAGCAGAAAAAGAAATTTCTTTATTAAAGACAGAACGGGTTGTATTTCGAAGCTATGCAGGAGATGTAAAGGACATGTTGACCAATCTCCTTGGTGCTCATGATCCCATTCTCACTCTCACCATCAAAAATCATCTTACCACCAAATTGCTTCCTGCCCTTGCAATGCTCCATGAAATGAAGGGTGTTTCTGAGAGGTCCAtccctccgaaacaagggggagaaggtgcTCGTGTTGATCAACCGAAAGTGACTGTGAAAACAGAAACAGAAACTATAAACCCAGAAGTCAAAGTCACAACCGAactgaaggataatgtagcttcaggtTCTGGTCCACATGAAAAGCAAAAGGAGACCGCTGATGATAGTGAAAGTCATGTGGAAGAAACAATTGTTGAGGCTCTCTAGAGAAAGAAGAGAGACCGAGAGCTGAATGaaaatttgaaagttgcgaaGGAAGCAGAGGAGCAGGAAAGGAGaaacaaggaagaagaagaagaagcctt is a window of Lactuca sativa cultivar Salinas chromosome 1, Lsat_Salinas_v11, whole genome shotgun sequence DNA encoding:
- the LOC111882859 gene encoding flocculation protein FLO11-like encodes the protein MDKPGNKGKCTTTKKEPTEEDKSKGSKSHKRNSKKGDSFNPKKLKKMARRPKSLTPPGSEIEKYVEEEEGNHESPRGKTPPRSPTPIEPIHDNIPTPPPSPKQTLPVSVPIDPSSTTSQPTTSLPPPPPVTTIPISTSPLPPPIISQSTTTTIPDPTVGVNVSDTGATTTTKTPVPTKPLSPTNSTDSSATLGGENDEYDSTYFSPHRLPSDEDNDAPLNSQHLQSIHEKLDRLLEDIKAYSGVVLKAFVETAIEQYTTSIEKSTKAIDESTSSCKKATNDVTEIVHTTQIFLQSLKSHDDTSATKVQASVDSFSKSLQEESTKFEVVRSSIQTENTSFLILVNSCFASLHADLETESALKADLAKQASTIEVQKVQLAQAEKEISLLKTERVVFRSYAGDVKDMLTNLLGAHDPILTLTIKNHLTTKLLPALAMLHEMKGVSERSIPPKQGGEGARVDQPKVTVKTETETINPEVKVTTELKDNVASGSGPHEKQKETADDSESHVEETIVEAL